One stretch of Oryzias latipes chromosome 7, ASM223467v1 DNA includes these proteins:
- the LOC101162290 gene encoding kelch repeat and BTB domain-containing protein 12 isoform X3: protein MDTEEPSAQGEHSLFLLRQLDRMRAAEELTDVVLLADGIPFPCHKVVLSAFSPCFQAMFTCGLKETRGGQVPLRDTPAESLELLLNYMYQGELPLSNSNIQGVAAAAFLFNIDRAFKLCQSHMEAWMDPSNCVGLYHWARDLGALDLADCALRYLCHHFSQVCEEEEVLELDAQSLGNLLGSDDLNISQEEVVLELVLRWVERHRGDSHSEAQAVELLRRVRLELIDPGFLRKARRRNPVLLRDAECFGMIDAALQTSGLCDTAAPPRPPLRYGMETTDLLLCLGGVTREGIPARRGGFADLCFCFAPRDRKTYYMASPLRGCEGTGQITAGAVSLNNSIVVVVEAEDKDRRKRLDFYRYSDSEEDRWVKVCSAPYRDIVQRWCLKREGSWLSFAPLPLPLACHCIVSSKDHLYVLGGWTPQDLPDAELDKLSNRMFRFDAAKDRWTECARMKFSRYRCGTALLNGEIYILGGIGCDGEDGGQSRHCLSSVEIYNIDADTWRPGPTLPTGLLSLRTNASNIGVIERKIYLCGYFKGAGRHEIITKEILELDPADNVWTVLERRAAMHDTYDVCLVANLNPRDLISP from the exons ATGGATACTGAGGAGCCGTCTGCTCAAGGAGAGCACAGCTTGTTCCTGCTCAGGCAGCTGGACAGGATGAGAGCTGCTGAGGAGCTCACTGATGTGGTGCTGCTCGCAGATGGGATTCCCTTCCCTTGCCACAAGGTGGTGCTGTCTGCTTTCAGTCCTTGCTTCCAG GCCATGTTCACATGTGGTCTGAAGGAGACCCGAGGAGGGCAGGTGCCTCTCAGAGACACTCCTGCAGAGAGCTTAGAACTGCTGCTGAACTACATGTACCAGGGTGAACTCCCACTCTCTAACAGCAACATCCAAGGcgtggctgctgctgctttcctgTTCAACATAGATAGAGCCTTCAA GTTATGTCAGAGCCACATGGAGGCTTGGATGGACCCTTCAAACTGCGTTGGCCTGTACCATTGGGCCAGAGATCTAGGAGCTTTGGATTTGGCAGACTGTGCATTACGATACCTTTGTCACCACTTTTCACAG GTATGTGAGGAAGAAGAAGTGCTGGAGCTGGATGCACAAAGTCTGGGGAATTTGCTGGGTTCAGATGACCTTAACATATCGCAGGAGGAGGTAGTGCTGGAGTTGGTGCTGCGCTGGGTGGAGAGGCATCGGGGTGACTCCCACAGTGAAGCCCAGGCTGTGGAATTGCTTAGACGCGTGCGCCTGGAACTCATAGACCCTGGATTTCTTAGAAAAGCGAGGAGGAGGAACCCG GTGCTGCTGCGTGATGCTGAGTGCTTTGGAATGATTGATGCTGCTCTCCAGACCTCAGGTCTCTGTGACACAGCAGCTCCACCTCGCCCGCCTCTTCGATATGGAATGGAGACAACTGACCTGCTGCTCTGTTTGGGGGGAGTGACCAGGGAGGGTATTCCTGCTCGACGTGGGGGATTTGCTGacctctgcttttgttttgccCCTCGGGATAGAAAGACTTACTACATGGCCTCTCCGCTGAGAGGCTGTGAAGGTACGGGCCAAATCACTGCAGGTGCAGTGAGCCTGAACAACAGCATAGTGGTGGTTGTTGAAGCAGAGGATAAGGACAGAAGGAAGAGACTGGATTTCTACAG GTACAGTGATTCAGAAGAGGACAGATGGGTGAAGGTGTGCTCCGCCCCTTACAGGGACAT TGTGCAGAGATGGTGTCTGAAGAGAGAAGGCAGCTGGCTCAGCTTTGCTCCGCTGCCCCTCCCTTTAGCCTGCCACTGCATCGTGAGCTCAAAGGATCATCTTTACGTGCTGGGGGGCTGGACACCACAG GATCTTCCCGATGCTGAGCTTGACAAGCTCAGTAACAGAATGTTTAGGTTTGATGCTGCCAAAGACAGGTGGACTGAGTGTGCCAGAATGAAGTTCTCCAGGTACCGCTGTGGCACAGCTCTCCTCAATGGAGAAATCTACATTTTAG GGGGTATAGGGTGTGATGGAGAGGACGGTGGACAATCTCGCCATTGTCTAAGCTCTGTAGAGATATACAACATTGATGCAGACACCTGGAGGCCAGGACCAACACTCCCTACAGGCCTGCTCTCGCTTCGAACAAATGCGTCCAATATAGGAGTAATTGAGAGAAAGATCTACCTCTGTGGATATTTCAAGGGTGCAG GTCGCCATGAAATCATCACCAAGGAGATTTTAGAGTTAGATCCTGCAGACAACGTTTGGACTGTGCTGGAGAGACGAGCAGCAATGCATGACACTTACGATGTCTGTCTGGTTGCTAACCTTAATCCTCGAGATCTCATCTCGCCATGA
- the LOC101162290 gene encoding kelch repeat and BTB domain-containing protein 12 isoform X2 translates to MDTEEPSAQGEHSLFLLRQLDRMRAAEELTDVVLLADGIPFPCHKVVLSAFSPCFQAMFTCGLKETRGGQVPLRDTPAESLELLLNYMYQGELPLSNSNIQGVAAAAFLFNIDRAFKLCQSHMEAWMDPSNCVGLYHWARDLGALDLADCALRYLCHHFSQVCEEEEVLELDAQSLGNLLGSDDLNISQEEVVLELVLRWVERHRGDSHSEAQAVELLRRVRLELIDPGFLRKARRRNPTSGLCDTAAPPRPPLRYGMETTDLLLCLGGVTREGIPARRGGFADLCFCFAPRDRKTYYMASPLRGCEGTGQITAGAVSLNNSIVVVVEAEDKDRRKRLDFYRYSDSEEDRWVKVCSAPYRDMYALGHLGEALYLIGGQMKVNNHYVITDSVQRWCLKREGSWLSFAPLPLPLACHCIVSSKDHLYVLGGWTPQDLPDAELDKLSNRMFRFDAAKDRWTECARMKFSRYRCGTALLNGEIYILGGIGCDGEDGGQSRHCLSSVEIYNIDADTWRPGPTLPTGLLSLRTNASNIGVIERKIYLCGYFKGAGRHEIITKEILELDPADNVWTVLERRAAMHDTYDVCLVANLNPRDLISP, encoded by the exons ATGGATACTGAGGAGCCGTCTGCTCAAGGAGAGCACAGCTTGTTCCTGCTCAGGCAGCTGGACAGGATGAGAGCTGCTGAGGAGCTCACTGATGTGGTGCTGCTCGCAGATGGGATTCCCTTCCCTTGCCACAAGGTGGTGCTGTCTGCTTTCAGTCCTTGCTTCCAG GCCATGTTCACATGTGGTCTGAAGGAGACCCGAGGAGGGCAGGTGCCTCTCAGAGACACTCCTGCAGAGAGCTTAGAACTGCTGCTGAACTACATGTACCAGGGTGAACTCCCACTCTCTAACAGCAACATCCAAGGcgtggctgctgctgctttcctgTTCAACATAGATAGAGCCTTCAA GTTATGTCAGAGCCACATGGAGGCTTGGATGGACCCTTCAAACTGCGTTGGCCTGTACCATTGGGCCAGAGATCTAGGAGCTTTGGATTTGGCAGACTGTGCATTACGATACCTTTGTCACCACTTTTCACAG GTATGTGAGGAAGAAGAAGTGCTGGAGCTGGATGCACAAAGTCTGGGGAATTTGCTGGGTTCAGATGACCTTAACATATCGCAGGAGGAGGTAGTGCTGGAGTTGGTGCTGCGCTGGGTGGAGAGGCATCGGGGTGACTCCCACAGTGAAGCCCAGGCTGTGGAATTGCTTAGACGCGTGCGCCTGGAACTCATAGACCCTGGATTTCTTAGAAAAGCGAGGAGGAGGAACCCG ACCTCAGGTCTCTGTGACACAGCAGCTCCACCTCGCCCGCCTCTTCGATATGGAATGGAGACAACTGACCTGCTGCTCTGTTTGGGGGGAGTGACCAGGGAGGGTATTCCTGCTCGACGTGGGGGATTTGCTGacctctgcttttgttttgccCCTCGGGATAGAAAGACTTACTACATGGCCTCTCCGCTGAGAGGCTGTGAAGGTACGGGCCAAATCACTGCAGGTGCAGTGAGCCTGAACAACAGCATAGTGGTGGTTGTTGAAGCAGAGGATAAGGACAGAAGGAAGAGACTGGATTTCTACAG GTACAGTGATTCAGAAGAGGACAGATGGGTGAAGGTGTGCTCCGCCCCTTACAGGGACATGTACGCTTTAGGGCATTTAGGGGAGGCCCTTTATCTGATAGGTGGTCAGATGAAAGTGAATAATCACTACGTGATCACTGACAGTGTGCAGAGATGGTGTCTGAAGAGAGAAGGCAGCTGGCTCAGCTTTGCTCCGCTGCCCCTCCCTTTAGCCTGCCACTGCATCGTGAGCTCAAAGGATCATCTTTACGTGCTGGGGGGCTGGACACCACAG GATCTTCCCGATGCTGAGCTTGACAAGCTCAGTAACAGAATGTTTAGGTTTGATGCTGCCAAAGACAGGTGGACTGAGTGTGCCAGAATGAAGTTCTCCAGGTACCGCTGTGGCACAGCTCTCCTCAATGGAGAAATCTACATTTTAG GGGGTATAGGGTGTGATGGAGAGGACGGTGGACAATCTCGCCATTGTCTAAGCTCTGTAGAGATATACAACATTGATGCAGACACCTGGAGGCCAGGACCAACACTCCCTACAGGCCTGCTCTCGCTTCGAACAAATGCGTCCAATATAGGAGTAATTGAGAGAAAGATCTACCTCTGTGGATATTTCAAGGGTGCAG GTCGCCATGAAATCATCACCAAGGAGATTTTAGAGTTAGATCCTGCAGACAACGTTTGGACTGTGCTGGAGAGACGAGCAGCAATGCATGACACTTACGATGTCTGTCTGGTTGCTAACCTTAATCCTCGAGATCTCATCTCGCCATGA
- the LOC101162290 gene encoding kelch repeat and BTB domain-containing protein 12 isoform X1, which translates to MDTEEPSAQGEHSLFLLRQLDRMRAAEELTDVVLLADGIPFPCHKVVLSAFSPCFQAMFTCGLKETRGGQVPLRDTPAESLELLLNYMYQGELPLSNSNIQGVAAAAFLFNIDRAFKLCQSHMEAWMDPSNCVGLYHWARDLGALDLADCALRYLCHHFSQVCEEEEVLELDAQSLGNLLGSDDLNISQEEVVLELVLRWVERHRGDSHSEAQAVELLRRVRLELIDPGFLRKARRRNPVLLRDAECFGMIDAALQTSGLCDTAAPPRPPLRYGMETTDLLLCLGGVTREGIPARRGGFADLCFCFAPRDRKTYYMASPLRGCEGTGQITAGAVSLNNSIVVVVEAEDKDRRKRLDFYRYSDSEEDRWVKVCSAPYRDMYALGHLGEALYLIGGQMKVNNHYVITDSVQRWCLKREGSWLSFAPLPLPLACHCIVSSKDHLYVLGGWTPQDLPDAELDKLSNRMFRFDAAKDRWTECARMKFSRYRCGTALLNGEIYILGGIGCDGEDGGQSRHCLSSVEIYNIDADTWRPGPTLPTGLLSLRTNASNIGVIERKIYLCGYFKGAGRHEIITKEILELDPADNVWTVLERRAAMHDTYDVCLVANLNPRDLISP; encoded by the exons ATGGATACTGAGGAGCCGTCTGCTCAAGGAGAGCACAGCTTGTTCCTGCTCAGGCAGCTGGACAGGATGAGAGCTGCTGAGGAGCTCACTGATGTGGTGCTGCTCGCAGATGGGATTCCCTTCCCTTGCCACAAGGTGGTGCTGTCTGCTTTCAGTCCTTGCTTCCAG GCCATGTTCACATGTGGTCTGAAGGAGACCCGAGGAGGGCAGGTGCCTCTCAGAGACACTCCTGCAGAGAGCTTAGAACTGCTGCTGAACTACATGTACCAGGGTGAACTCCCACTCTCTAACAGCAACATCCAAGGcgtggctgctgctgctttcctgTTCAACATAGATAGAGCCTTCAA GTTATGTCAGAGCCACATGGAGGCTTGGATGGACCCTTCAAACTGCGTTGGCCTGTACCATTGGGCCAGAGATCTAGGAGCTTTGGATTTGGCAGACTGTGCATTACGATACCTTTGTCACCACTTTTCACAG GTATGTGAGGAAGAAGAAGTGCTGGAGCTGGATGCACAAAGTCTGGGGAATTTGCTGGGTTCAGATGACCTTAACATATCGCAGGAGGAGGTAGTGCTGGAGTTGGTGCTGCGCTGGGTGGAGAGGCATCGGGGTGACTCCCACAGTGAAGCCCAGGCTGTGGAATTGCTTAGACGCGTGCGCCTGGAACTCATAGACCCTGGATTTCTTAGAAAAGCGAGGAGGAGGAACCCG GTGCTGCTGCGTGATGCTGAGTGCTTTGGAATGATTGATGCTGCTCTCCAGACCTCAGGTCTCTGTGACACAGCAGCTCCACCTCGCCCGCCTCTTCGATATGGAATGGAGACAACTGACCTGCTGCTCTGTTTGGGGGGAGTGACCAGGGAGGGTATTCCTGCTCGACGTGGGGGATTTGCTGacctctgcttttgttttgccCCTCGGGATAGAAAGACTTACTACATGGCCTCTCCGCTGAGAGGCTGTGAAGGTACGGGCCAAATCACTGCAGGTGCAGTGAGCCTGAACAACAGCATAGTGGTGGTTGTTGAAGCAGAGGATAAGGACAGAAGGAAGAGACTGGATTTCTACAG GTACAGTGATTCAGAAGAGGACAGATGGGTGAAGGTGTGCTCCGCCCCTTACAGGGACATGTACGCTTTAGGGCATTTAGGGGAGGCCCTTTATCTGATAGGTGGTCAGATGAAAGTGAATAATCACTACGTGATCACTGACAGTGTGCAGAGATGGTGTCTGAAGAGAGAAGGCAGCTGGCTCAGCTTTGCTCCGCTGCCCCTCCCTTTAGCCTGCCACTGCATCGTGAGCTCAAAGGATCATCTTTACGTGCTGGGGGGCTGGACACCACAG GATCTTCCCGATGCTGAGCTTGACAAGCTCAGTAACAGAATGTTTAGGTTTGATGCTGCCAAAGACAGGTGGACTGAGTGTGCCAGAATGAAGTTCTCCAGGTACCGCTGTGGCACAGCTCTCCTCAATGGAGAAATCTACATTTTAG GGGGTATAGGGTGTGATGGAGAGGACGGTGGACAATCTCGCCATTGTCTAAGCTCTGTAGAGATATACAACATTGATGCAGACACCTGGAGGCCAGGACCAACACTCCCTACAGGCCTGCTCTCGCTTCGAACAAATGCGTCCAATATAGGAGTAATTGAGAGAAAGATCTACCTCTGTGGATATTTCAAGGGTGCAG GTCGCCATGAAATCATCACCAAGGAGATTTTAGAGTTAGATCCTGCAGACAACGTTTGGACTGTGCTGGAGAGACGAGCAGCAATGCATGACACTTACGATGTCTGTCTGGTTGCTAACCTTAATCCTCGAGATCTCATCTCGCCATGA
- the misrii gene encoding Mullerian inhibiting substance type II receptor precursor — MGKMLLWILALYCLKYVFPQSLLPKRTCVFQVSHKNNGGHSSAGNVSGSLQICENTRCCMAIYRMINGQPQVDTLACGKVETLCPDATCKVQPRLQNRFIGCVCGTDLCNSNFTWTPDSEQHSLTDSYSAADISKIVVLVMFPILAFALAAKWIYLYKKKEKNLLSVLPNDNILQPCSCQTKSSESYITNIELQQVVGQGHFATVFKGNYTETAVAVKVYPAGWKDKFTTEKDIYELPLMRHAGIAHFLGAGRNPRDRSWFVVVEFAEHGSLHSFLCENTLSWMQAQNMCLSLSQGLSYLHSDLHSQDVHKPAVAHRDLSSFNVLVRADGSCALCDFGCSTILRSCSGPWVMRQATNTKGYAQLGTPHYMSPEILEGSVNLNNSSFLLQADIYALSLILWEIWMRCSDLSKGGTVPQHLLPYELELEGNVTLERLILYVCEMDRRPSIPEPWELLPQGSAMKELLTECWDRDTDARLTAHCVVDRLVSLQADLSP; from the exons ATGGGGAAAATGCTGCTGTGGATTCTGGCTTTAT ATTGCCTTAAATATGTGTTTCCTCAGTCCTTGCTTCCAAAGAGAACGTGCGTTTTTCAAGTAAGCCACAAAAACAACGGAGGACACTCATCTGCTGGTAATGTGAGTGGGTCCCTGCAGATCTGTGAGAACACCCGCTGCTGCATGGCTATCTATCGGATGATAAACGGCCAACCACAGGTGGACACTCTCG CTTGCGGTAAAGTGGAAACCTTATGTCCAGATGCAACCTGCAAGGTACAACCACGCCTTCAAAATCGCTTCATAGGATGTGTGTGTGGAACAGATCTCTGCAACAGTAACTTCACGTGGACTCCAGATTCAGAGCAGCATTCACTCACTGACTCCTACTCTGCAG CTGACATCTCGAAGATTGTTGTGTTGGTGATGTTTCCAATACTCGCCTTTGCACTCGCTGCTAAGTGGATTTATCTCTACAAAAAGAAAG AGAAAAATCTGCTGTCTGTTCTTCCTAATGACAACATCCTGCAACCATGCTCTTGTCAAACAAAGTCTTCAGAGAGTTACATTACGAACATCGAACTGCAGCAG GTTGTGGGACAAGGACACTTTGCCACAGTTTTTAAAGGGAACTACACAGAAACTGCAGTGGCTGTGAAAGTGTATCCTGCAGGGTGGAAAGATAAATTCACAACAGAAAAGGACATTTATGAATTACCACTGATGAGGCATGCTGGGATTGCTCACTTCCTGGGTGCGGGGAGGAATCCAAGAGACAGAAGCTGGTTTGTTGTGGTCGAGTTTGCAGAACAT GGTTCTCTTCACTCCTTTCTGTGTGAAAACACCCTCAGCTGGATGCAGGCACAGAACATGTGTCTGTCCTTGTCCCAAGGACTTTCCTATCTCCACTCTGACCTCCACAGCCAGG ATGTGCACAAACCTGCTGTGGCCCATAGAGACCTGAGCAGCTTCAATGTCCTGGTGAGAGCAGATGGTAGCTGCGCTCTCTGTGACTTTGGATGCTCCACTATTCTGCGTTCTTGCTCAGGGCCATGGGTCATGAGACAAGCCACAAACACAAAG GGTTATGCCCAGCTTGGTACTCCCCACTACATGTCTCCTGAGATCCTGGAGGGCTCCGTAAACCTGAACAACAGCTCCTTCCTGCTGCAGGCCGACATCTACGCCTTGAGTTTGATATTGTGGGAAATATGGATGCGCTGCTCTGATTTATCAAAGG GTGGCACCGTTCCACAGCATCTTTTGCCGTATGAACTGGAGCTGGAAGGCAACGTGACGCTGGAGAGACTCATCCTCTATGTGTGTGAAATGGACAGGAGACCTTCAATCCCTGAACCCTGGGAGCTGCTGCCACAG GGATCTGCAATGAAGGAACTCCTGACGGAATGTTGGGACCGGGACACAGATGCCCGTTTAACAGCACACTGTGTTGTGGACAGATTAGTGTCTCTCCAGGCTGATTTATCaccatga
- the LOC101162290 gene encoding kelch repeat and BTB domain-containing protein 12 isoform X4, which translates to MWCCSQMGFPSLATRLWCETYNPAVQAMFTCGLKETRGGQVPLRDTPAESLELLLNYMYQGELPLSNSNIQGVAAAAFLFNIDRAFKLCQSHMEAWMDPSNCVGLYHWARDLGALDLADCALRYLCHHFSQVCEEEEVLELDAQSLGNLLGSDDLNISQEEVVLELVLRWVERHRGDSHSEAQAVELLRRVRLELIDPGFLRKARRRNPVLLRDAECFGMIDAALQTSGLCDTAAPPRPPLRYGMETTDLLLCLGGVTREGIPARRGGFADLCFCFAPRDRKTYYMASPLRGCEGTGQITAGAVSLNNSIVVVVEAEDKDRRKRLDFYRYSDSEEDRWVKVCSAPYRDMYALGHLGEALYLIGGQMKVNNHYVITDSVQRWCLKREGSWLSFAPLPLPLACHCIVSSKDHLYVLGGWTPQDLPDAELDKLSNRMFRFDAAKDRWTECARMKFSRYRCGTALLNGEIYILGGIGCDGEDGGQSRHCLSSVEIYNIDADTWRPGPTLPTGLLSLRTNASNIGVIERKIYLCGYFKGAGRHEIITKEILELDPADNVWTVLERRAAMHDTYDVCLVANLNPRDLISP; encoded by the exons ATGTGGTGCTGCTCGCAGATGGGATTCCCTTCCCTTGCCACAAG ATTGTGGTGTGAAACATACAATCCTGCTGTCCAGGCCATGTTCACATGTGGTCTGAAGGAGACCCGAGGAGGGCAGGTGCCTCTCAGAGACACTCCTGCAGAGAGCTTAGAACTGCTGCTGAACTACATGTACCAGGGTGAACTCCCACTCTCTAACAGCAACATCCAAGGcgtggctgctgctgctttcctgTTCAACATAGATAGAGCCTTCAA GTTATGTCAGAGCCACATGGAGGCTTGGATGGACCCTTCAAACTGCGTTGGCCTGTACCATTGGGCCAGAGATCTAGGAGCTTTGGATTTGGCAGACTGTGCATTACGATACCTTTGTCACCACTTTTCACAG GTATGTGAGGAAGAAGAAGTGCTGGAGCTGGATGCACAAAGTCTGGGGAATTTGCTGGGTTCAGATGACCTTAACATATCGCAGGAGGAGGTAGTGCTGGAGTTGGTGCTGCGCTGGGTGGAGAGGCATCGGGGTGACTCCCACAGTGAAGCCCAGGCTGTGGAATTGCTTAGACGCGTGCGCCTGGAACTCATAGACCCTGGATTTCTTAGAAAAGCGAGGAGGAGGAACCCG GTGCTGCTGCGTGATGCTGAGTGCTTTGGAATGATTGATGCTGCTCTCCAGACCTCAGGTCTCTGTGACACAGCAGCTCCACCTCGCCCGCCTCTTCGATATGGAATGGAGACAACTGACCTGCTGCTCTGTTTGGGGGGAGTGACCAGGGAGGGTATTCCTGCTCGACGTGGGGGATTTGCTGacctctgcttttgttttgccCCTCGGGATAGAAAGACTTACTACATGGCCTCTCCGCTGAGAGGCTGTGAAGGTACGGGCCAAATCACTGCAGGTGCAGTGAGCCTGAACAACAGCATAGTGGTGGTTGTTGAAGCAGAGGATAAGGACAGAAGGAAGAGACTGGATTTCTACAG GTACAGTGATTCAGAAGAGGACAGATGGGTGAAGGTGTGCTCCGCCCCTTACAGGGACATGTACGCTTTAGGGCATTTAGGGGAGGCCCTTTATCTGATAGGTGGTCAGATGAAAGTGAATAATCACTACGTGATCACTGACAGTGTGCAGAGATGGTGTCTGAAGAGAGAAGGCAGCTGGCTCAGCTTTGCTCCGCTGCCCCTCCCTTTAGCCTGCCACTGCATCGTGAGCTCAAAGGATCATCTTTACGTGCTGGGGGGCTGGACACCACAG GATCTTCCCGATGCTGAGCTTGACAAGCTCAGTAACAGAATGTTTAGGTTTGATGCTGCCAAAGACAGGTGGACTGAGTGTGCCAGAATGAAGTTCTCCAGGTACCGCTGTGGCACAGCTCTCCTCAATGGAGAAATCTACATTTTAG GGGGTATAGGGTGTGATGGAGAGGACGGTGGACAATCTCGCCATTGTCTAAGCTCTGTAGAGATATACAACATTGATGCAGACACCTGGAGGCCAGGACCAACACTCCCTACAGGCCTGCTCTCGCTTCGAACAAATGCGTCCAATATAGGAGTAATTGAGAGAAAGATCTACCTCTGTGGATATTTCAAGGGTGCAG GTCGCCATGAAATCATCACCAAGGAGATTTTAGAGTTAGATCCTGCAGACAACGTTTGGACTGTGCTGGAGAGACGAGCAGCAATGCATGACACTTACGATGTCTGTCTGGTTGCTAACCTTAATCCTCGAGATCTCATCTCGCCATGA